The Balaenoptera acutorostrata chromosome 10, mBalAcu1.1, whole genome shotgun sequence genome has a window encoding:
- the LOC103017493 gene encoding 40S ribosomal protein S2-like, whose product MANDTGAAGGPGGPGGPGGPRGPGMGGRGGFRGGFSSGIRGQGRGRGRGRGRGRGARGGKAEDKEWLPVTKLGRLVKDMKIKSLEEIYLFSLPIKESEIIDFFLGASLKDEVLKIMPVQKQTRAGQRTRFKAFVAIGDYNGHVGLGVKCSKEVATAIRGAIILAKLSIVPMRRGYWGNKIGKPHTVPCKVTGRCGSVLVRLIPAPRGTGIVSAPVPKKLLMMAGIDDCYTSARGCTATLGNFAKATFDAISKTYSYLIPDLWKETVFTKSPYQEFTDHLVKTHTRVSVQRTQAPAVATP is encoded by the coding sequence ATGGCGAATGACACTGGTGCTGCGGGAGGGCCCGGAGGCCCCGGAGGCCCCGGAGGCCCCAGGGGCCCTGGCATGGGAGGCCGTGGTGGCTTCCGCGGAGGCTTCAGCAGCGGCATCCGGGGCCAGGGCCGGGGTCGCGGTCGGGGCCGGGGCCGAGGCCGCGGAGCTCGCGGAGGCAAGGCCGAGGACAAGGAGTGGCTCCCTGTCACCAAGCTGGGCCGCTTGGTCAAGGACATGAAGATCAAGTCCCTGGAGGAGATCTATCTCTTTTCTTTGCCCATCAAGGAATCTGAGATCATTGACTTTTTCTTGGGGGCATCTCTCAAGGACGAGGTTTTGAAGATTATGCCTGTGCAAAAGCAGACCCGTGCTGGCCAGCGGACCAGGTTCAAGGCGTTTGTCGCTATCGGGGATTACAACGGACATGTTGGTTTGGGTGTGAAGTGCTCTAAGGAGGTAGCCACTGCCATCCGTGGGGCCATCATTCTGGCCAAGCTCTCCATCGTCCCCATGCGACGAGGCTACTGGGGGAACAAGATTGGCAAGCCCCATACTGTCCCTTGCAAGGTGACTGGCCGCTGTGGCTCTGTGCTGGTGCGCCTCATCCCTGCCCCCAGGGGCACTGGCATCGTCTCAGCCCCTGTGCCCAAGAAACTACTGATGATGGCCGGAATTGACGACTGCTATACCTCTGCCAGGGGCTGCACTGCAACACTGGGCAACTTCGCCAAGGCCACTTTTGATGCCATTTCCAAGACCTACAGTtatctcattcctgatctctggAAAGAGACGGTGTTCACCAAGTCTCCGTATCAGGAATTCACTGACCATCTTGTGAAGACCCACACCAGAGTTTCCGTGCAGAGGACACAGGCTCCAGCTGTAGCCACCCCATAG